From a single Miscanthus floridulus cultivar M001 chromosome 8, ASM1932011v1, whole genome shotgun sequence genomic region:
- the LOC136469733 gene encoding ribonuclease 1-like — protein MLKLKKNLLRHQAELLLPKSGKPAADFGIHGLWANRDDGSYPQNCSPDNAFNPSKVSDLLSSLRAKWPTLACPSGDGLKFWGHEWEKHGTCAANVFDEHGYFQAALRLRDQLGVLAALTSNGVNPDGGYYTLSQIKGAISQGTGFEPYVECNRDEAGNSQLYQLYFCVDSAGDSFVECPVLPSGRPCGNRIEFPAF, from the exons atgttaaaattaaaaaaaaatctactaCGACACCAAGCAGAGCTGCTGCTACCCAAGTCCGGCAAGCCGGCGGCGGACTTCGGGATCCACGGCCTCTGGGCCAACCGCGACGACGGCTCCTACCCGCAGAACTGCAGCCCCGACAACGCCTTCAACCCGTCAAAG GTGAGCGACCTGCTGAGCAGCCTCCGCGCCAAGTGGCCGACGCTGGCGTGCCCATCCGGCGACGGGCTCAAATTCTGGGGCCACGAGTGGGAGAAGCACGGCACCTGCGCCGCCAACGTCTTCGACGAGCACGGCTACTTCCAGGCGGCGCTGCGCCTCCGCGACCAGCTCGGCGTCCTCGCCGCGCTCACCTCCAACGGCGTCAACCCCGACGGCGGCTACTACACGCTGAGCCAGATCAAGGGCGCCATCAGCCAGGGCACAGGCTTCGAGCCCTACGTGGAGTGCAACCGCGACGAGGCCGGCAACAGCCAGCTCTACCAGCTCTACTTCTGCGTCGACTCCGCCGGGGATAGCTTCGTCGAGTGCCCCGTCCTCCCCAGCGGCCGGCCCTGTGGCAACAGGATCGAGTTCCCGGCGTTCTAA
- the LOC136477162 gene encoding malate dehydrogenase, chloroplastic-like: MASTVTFSSVSAQAGLIQKPRNLGATSYAGLKVPSFGSESSFLGRNASLRAAVAPRIVPKARSGSQISPQASYKVAVLGAAGGIGQPLGLLIKMSPLVSELHLYDIANVKGVAADLSHCNTPAQVLDFTGPSELANCLKGVDVVVIPAGVPRKPGMTRDDLFNINASIVKSLVEAVADNCPEAFIHIISNPVNSTVPIAAEVLKQKGVYNPKKLFGVTTLDVVRANTFVAEKKNLKLIDVDVPVVGGHAGITILPLLSKTRPSVTFTDEETEDLTKRIQNAGTEVVEAKAGAGSATLSMAYAAARFVESSLRALAGDPDVYECTFIQSEITDLPFFASRVKLGKNGVESVVSADLEGVTEYEAKALEALKAELKGSIEKGIAFANKQQEAAASV; the protein is encoded by the coding sequence ATGGCGTCAACCGTTACCTTCAGCTCAGTTAGCGCCCAAGCTGGGCTGATCCAAAAGCCAAGGAACCTTGGAGCCACAAGCTACGCTGGCTTAAAGGTGCCGAGCTTTGGCTCAGAGTCGTCATTCCTGGGCAGGAACGCGTCCCTTCGGGCAGCTGTTGCTCCAAGGATTGTGCCCAAGGCGAGGTCTGGATCTCAGATATCTCCGCAGGCATCTTACAAGGTGGCAGTGCTGGGTGCTGCCGGTGGCATCGGTCAACCCTTGGGCCTGTTGATTAAGATGTCTCCTCTGGTGTCGGAGCTGCATCTGTACGATATTGCTAATGTCAAGGGAGTTGCTGCAGATCTCAGCCACTGCAACACGCCTGCCCAGGTTCTTGACTTCACTGGTCCCTCAGAGTTAGCCAACTGCTTGAAAGGCGTGGATGTTGTTGTTATCCCTGCTGGGGTCCCAAGGAAACCTGGCATGACTCGTGATGACCTTTTTAACATCAACGCGAGCATCGTCAAGTCACTTGTTGAGGCTGTCGCAGACAATTGCCCAGAGGCGTTCATCCATATCATCAGCAACCCGGTGAATTCCACGGTGCCAATTGCAGCTGAGGTTCTGAAGCAGAAGGGTGTCTACAACCCCAAGAAGCTTTTCGGGGTTACCACCCTGGATGTCGTCAGGGCTAACACATTTGTGGCGGAGAAGAAGAACCTTAAGCTCATTGATGTTGATGTCCCAGTTGTTGGTGGGCATGCTGGAATCACAATTCTGCCGCTGTTATCGAAGACCAGGCCGTCTGTCACCTTCACAGATGAGGAAACTGAGGATCTGACAAAGAGGATACAGAATGCCGGGACAGAGGTGGTGGAGGCCAAGGCTGGCGCTGGGTCTGCTACCCTGTCCATGGCCTATGCTGCTGCCAGATTTGTTGAGTCGTCTCTCCGCGCGCTGGCTGGCGATCCAGATGTTTATGAGTGCACATTTATTCAGTCTGAGATCACTGATCTGCCGTTCTTCGCCTCAAGAGTCAAGCTCGGCAAGAACGGTGTTGAATCCGTGGTCTCTGCCGACCTCGAGGGAGTGACTGAGTACGAGGCCAAGGCACTTGAGGCGCTGAAGGCCGAGTTGAAGGGAAGCATTGAGAAGGGTATCGCCTTCGCGAACAAACAGCAGGAAGCTGCTGCATCCGTTTGA